A single genomic interval of Spirosoma taeanense harbors:
- a CDS encoding YceI family protein yields the protein MKKYPLLYGYVVATLLLCAFAAPQAKRKLMADKTQSTVVYSAKHPLHQWEGISRDVNCAVLYNDETKQPESVAVSVKVASFDSDNNNRDSHALEVLDGLKYPNVTFVSSDVKAGDNGALTARGNLTFHGVTKPVTLQAVRKEAGGKMILTGEFPINISDYNVERPSLMGLKIEDQMTLRFKAVFTI from the coding sequence ATGAAGAAATACCCGCTTCTATACGGCTACGTTGTAGCCACGCTGTTGCTTTGTGCCTTTGCGGCACCACAGGCCAAGCGCAAACTAATGGCCGATAAGACCCAGTCGACCGTTGTCTATTCCGCCAAGCACCCCCTGCATCAGTGGGAAGGCATTAGCCGCGACGTTAACTGCGCAGTTCTTTACAACGATGAGACAAAACAGCCCGAAAGTGTGGCCGTTTCTGTCAAGGTAGCCTCGTTCGACAGTGACAATAACAATCGGGACTCGCACGCGCTGGAAGTACTCGACGGCCTGAAGTATCCTAACGTTACCTTTGTGAGCTCAGATGTGAAGGCAGGTGATAACGGAGCGCTCACAGCCAGAGGGAACCTGACGTTTCATGGCGTTACAAAGCCCGTTACGTTGCAGGCAGTTCGGAAGGAGGCCGGCGGGAAAATGATTCTTACGGGCGAATTTCCAATCAATATCAGTGATTATAACGTGGAGCGGCCGTCTCTGATGGGCTTGAAAATCGAGGATCAGATGACGCTTCGCTTTAAGGCTGTCTTTACAATCTGA